A genomic region of Aspergillus oryzae RIB40 DNA, chromosome 1 contains the following coding sequences:
- a CDS encoding NAD-dependent epimerase/dehydratase family protein (C-3 sterol dehydrogenase/3-beta-hydroxysteroid dehydrogenase and related dehydrogenases), whose amino-acid sequence MASDQSKKPAVLIVGGLGFIGRHLALYIHENNLASEVRLVDKVLPQLAWLAPEFQEACSKDKFVQADASREQHFPRVFDRANGEQFDYVFNCGGETRHSQPDDVYELRNYNLTVALAREVARRGIRSYVECSTAHVYKSGSSPRKEDDKLQPWHKLAKWKMKASDEISKIPGLNYCLLRLPHVYGEYCSGFFAMGVCLARVHLEMEKDLELLYTGDVKMNTLYVKDAASALWKSAEWRATAPTDGSAPIAFNVVDHGNTRQQDIADALSTIFGMKCSFLGSLASQFAKLNLDDVIDDINEECLQVWAELMEQKKIERPGPISPFLERDVFKDQDMSLDGTLFEKTTGWKPTRERFNADSVRDMIESYKRMGWWP is encoded by the exons ATGGCGAGTGATCAGAGCAAGAAGCCAGCCGTGCTGATCGTTGGAGGACTCG GATTCATCGGTCGTCATCTGGCACTTTACATACATGAAAATAACCTGGCCTCGGAAGTGAGACTCGTCGACAAAGTCCTTCCTCAACTGGCTTGGTTAGCCCCTGAGTTCCAGGAGGCTTGCTCCAAAGATAAGTTCGTTCAAGCGGACGCTAGCCGGGAAC AGCACTTCCCGCGTGTCTTCGATCGGGCCAACGGCGAACAATTTGACTACGTATTCAACTGCGGAGGCGAGACAAGACACTCACAACCCGACGATGTATATGAGCTTCGTAATTACAACCTCACCGTGGCCTTAGCTCGTGAGGTGGCCCGTCGAGGAATCCGTTCTTATGTCGAATGCTCCACCGCCCACGTTTACAAATCCGGATCGTCGCCACGGAAGGAGGACGACAAGCTCCAGCCATGGCATAAGCTGgcaaagtggaagatgaaggctAGTGACGAAATTAGCAAAATTCCTGGCCTCAACTACTGCTTGTTGCGCCTGCCACATGTTTACGGAGAATATTGTTCGGGCTTTTTTGCCATGGGAGTGTGCCTCGCGCGAGTACACCTTGAAATGGAGAAGGATCTAGAGCTTCTTTACACCGGGGACGTTAAGATGAACACCCTCTACGTCAAAGACGCAGCCAGTGCCCTGTGGAAGTCTGCTGAGTGGAGAGCAACCGCCCCGACGGACGGCTCGGCTCCCATTGCCTTCAACGTGGTCGACCACGGTAATACTCGTCAGCAGGATATTGCCGATGCGCTATCTACCATATTTGGTATGAAGTGCTCATTCCTGGGATCTCTAGCCTCGCAGTTCGCCAAGCTCAACCTCGATGATGTGATAGACGACATAAACGAGGAATGTCTGCAGGTCTGGGCGGAATTAatggaacagaaaaagatCGAGCGGCCAGGCCCGATCAGCCCGTTCTTAGAGAGAGACGTATTCAAGGACCAAGATATGTCCCTTGACGGCACGCTTTTTGAGAAGACAACCGGCTGGAAACCCACCCGGGAACGCTTCAACGCAGACAGTGTACGAGATATGATAGAGAGCTACAAACGGATGGGCTGGTGGCCATAG
- a CDS encoding uncharacterized protein (predicted protein) yields the protein MSTTNSLYVASKTYTNLPTSSLFVSQRHVVGVRHLEFTYLFQLMFRPMETKGHEDVEYALSVVGCSPMATQRVYHSLLRPPTLQPLLRCSSYHDSSAPTCWNELQAFESKRRSCAEKFVGKYGVTYWGAETRKMYLLPEAFKEPESLCTYPERKEE from the exons ATGTCTACTACGAATTCATTATATGTAGCATCAAAGACATACACTAATCTTCCAACAAGCTCTCTGTTTGTTTCCCAACGCCATGTTGTTGGTGTACGGCATTTGGAATTCACTTATCTATTCCAGCTAATGTTCCGACCAATGGAAACGAAGGGgcatgaggatgttgaatATGCCCTTTCTGTTGTTGGCTGTTCTCCCATGGCAACACAACGTGTCTATCATTCACTGCTTCGCCCTCCTACTTTACAGCCGCTGTTACGTTGCTCGAGCTACCACGACTCTTCCGCCCCCACATG CTGGAATGAGCTTCAAGCCTTCGAGTCCAAGAGGCGCTCTTGTGCTGAGAAATTCGTGGGAAAATATGGCGTGACATACTGGGGTGCTGAAACCCGCAAGATGTACCTGCTGCCAGAGGCTTTCAAAGAGCCTGAATCTCTCTGTACTTACCCCGAGCGGAAAGAAGAGTAA
- a CDS encoding uncharacterized protein (predicted protein), producing MRNKDKQPTVELDTPTRRTSASVPPLWGNSPYATSPSSPELFRPTMNQTNEGEDKLKRRASDRRRASTDWGKEASEPPSQKPRLSAPSGIRPFSSIWDHGKENNGNVPREPTDLKADWTSTGDKTSATDDKVGNLEGNYPNDTKFLVEASNQEGMAPVWVSFQNFPSASSFLGHMAAECRVDEWSPSKQILTENSNWHPGQLVLAASVKFEWSEFGIRVRQGADHDLTIVFQELQKAWKAKELNLDGGSVQQFRVKVMLHVG from the exons ATGAGGAACAAAGACAAACAGCCTACGGTGGAG CTAGACACCCCAACTCGTCGTACTTCTGCTTCCGTGCCACCACTGTGGGGAAATTCTCCCTATGCTACATCACCTTCAAGTCCGGAGCTCTTCAGACCTACAATGAACCAAACCaatgaaggagaggataAGCTTAAGAGAAGGGCATCCGACAGACGCAGGGCGTCGACCGATTGGGGCAAGGAGGCCTCAGAACCCCCTAGCCAAAAGCCTAGACTCTCAGCACCGAGTGGTATACGCCCATTTAGCTCCATTTGGGATCATGGCAAGGAGAACAATGGCAACGTTCCTCGCGAGCCAACAGACCTGAAAGCGGACTGGACCAGTACTGGCGATAAGACAAGCGCAACTGATGACAAGGTGGGTAATCTAGAGGGAAACTACCCGAATGATACCAAGTTCTTGGTGGAGGCTTCGAACCAGGAAGGCATGGCTCCTGTTTGGGTGTCGTTTCAGAATTTCCCGTCCGCATCTTCGTTTTTGGGCCACATGGCGGCTGAATGCAGAGTGGACGAGTGGAGTCCATCCAAACAGATCTTGACTGAAAACTCGAACTGGCACCCTGGGCAATTGGTCCTCGCAGCTTCCGTCAAGTTTGAATGGTCGGAATTTGGAATTCGTGTCCGCCAGGGGGCCGATCACGACCTAACTATTGTTTTTCAGGAGCTGCAGAAGGCTTGGAAGGCTAAGGAATTGAATCTGGATGGTGGTTCAGTTCAGCAGTTCAGGGTTAAAGTGATGCTCCACGTTGGTTGA